Proteins encoded in a region of the Terriglobia bacterium genome:
- a CDS encoding glycoside hydrolase, whose translation MSQVRVLVGTRKGAFVLTSDAKRGRWNVDGPHFAGWEMYHLKGSPVEPDRVYASQSSGWFGQQIQRSDDGGKTWEAVGNRFTYDGVPGTHKWYDGSPHPWEFKRVWHLEPSLTDPDTVYAGVEDAALFRSADGGRTWQELPGLRRHESGAGWNPGAGGLCLHTVLLDPAHPERLFIAISAAGAFRSDDSGGTWRPINRGLRSDYIPDPNAEVGHCVHRIAMHRSRPSVLFMQKHWDVMRSDDAGESWHEVSGNLPTDFGFPIEVHAHEPDTIYVVPIKSDSEHFPPEGKLRVYRSRTGGNEWEALANGLPQRDCYVNVLRDATAVDALDPCGVYFGTTGGQVYASADAGDSWAPIVRDLPAVLSVEVQTLP comes from the coding sequence ATGAGCCAGGTGAGGGTACTGGTCGGAACGCGCAAGGGCGCGTTCGTCCTGACATCGGACGCGAAGCGCGGGCGATGGAATGTGGATGGGCCCCACTTTGCCGGTTGGGAGATGTATCACCTCAAGGGCTCGCCGGTGGAGCCCGATCGGGTCTACGCGTCGCAGTCGAGCGGCTGGTTCGGACAGCAGATCCAGCGCTCCGACGACGGCGGCAAGACCTGGGAGGCCGTGGGCAACCGGTTCACCTACGACGGCGTACCCGGCACGCACAAGTGGTACGACGGCTCGCCGCACCCCTGGGAGTTCAAGCGGGTCTGGCACCTCGAGCCGTCGCTCACGGATCCCGACACCGTTTACGCCGGAGTGGAGGACGCCGCCTTGTTCCGCTCCGCCGACGGCGGGAGGACCTGGCAGGAGCTGCCCGGGCTCAGGCGCCACGAATCCGGGGCCGGCTGGAATCCGGGGGCCGGGGGATTGTGCCTGCACACCGTCCTCCTGGATCCCGCGCACCCCGAGCGGTTGTTCATCGCCATCTCGGCCGCGGGCGCCTTTCGGTCCGACGATTCGGGAGGCACGTGGCGACCGATCAACCGGGGGCTGCGGTCCGACTACATCCCCGACCCGAACGCCGAGGTCGGCCACTGCGTTCACCGCATCGCGATGCACCGGTCGCGTCCGAGCGTGCTGTTCATGCAGAAGCACTGGGACGTCATGCGCAGCGACGACGCGGGCGAGTCGTGGCACGAGGTGAGCGGAAACCTGCCGACCGACTTCGGGTTTCCCATCGAGGTGCACGCGCACGAGCCGGACACGATCTACGTCGTCCCGATCAAGAGCGACTCGGAGCACTTCCCGCCCGAAGGCAAGCTGCGCGTCTACCGCAGCCGCACGGGGGGAAACGAGTGGGAGGCGCTCGCGAACGGCCTGCCGCAGCGCGACTGCTACGTCAACGTGCTGCGCGACGCGACCGCGGTCGACGCGCTGGACCCCTGCGGCGTGTACTTCGGGACCACGGGCGGGCAGGTGTACGCGTCGGCCGACGCCGGGGACAGCTGGGCGCCCATCGTCCGGGATCTTCCGGCCGTGCTCTCCGTCGAGGTCCAGACGCTGCCATGA
- a CDS encoding MoaD/ThiS family protein, translated as MIRVVLPAPLRRLARVDGEVELRVEGPVTQRSVLDALEARYPVLRGTTRDQVSQKRRAFVRFFACGQDLSDDLPDAPLPEAVAMGAEPFLVVGALAGG; from the coding sequence ATGATCCGCGTCGTGCTGCCGGCGCCCCTCAGGAGGCTCGCACGGGTCGACGGCGAGGTCGAGTTGCGCGTCGAGGGCCCGGTCACGCAGCGATCGGTCCTCGACGCGCTCGAAGCCCGCTATCCGGTGCTCCGCGGGACGACCCGCGACCAAGTCTCGCAGAAGCGCCGAGCGTTCGTGAGGTTCTTCGCCTGCGGGCAGGACCTGTCCGACGACCTCCCGGACGCCCCGTTGCCCGAGGCCGTCGCCATGGGGGCCGAGCCTTTCCTGGTCGTGGGGGCCCTTGCGGGAGGCTAG
- a CDS encoding enoyl-CoA hydratase/isomerase family protein produces the protein MNLHEGHGVDFAVDSGLAVVRLEREHGNAIDPGLVEGLLAAARRADGDPTVRGVLLAARGKLFCPGLDLVDLRDLDRPAMRAFMNRFAECVAAWYTLGKPVVAALQGHALAGGCIVALLADLRILKAGAMIGLNEVRVGVPLPYGVAWLLRDSVHRDRIEEVALLGRNYSGEEAVGVGLVHEIATEAGFDGYCMERLEELASKPAGAFGATKRYLRWAVAERLRGEPPERLEEFLDCWFEAGTRRRIDEIVAGLQKKK, from the coding sequence GTGAACCTGCACGAAGGCCACGGAGTCGATTTCGCCGTCGACAGCGGCCTCGCCGTCGTGCGACTCGAGCGCGAGCACGGCAACGCGATCGATCCCGGGCTCGTCGAGGGGCTTCTCGCGGCGGCCCGCCGCGCGGACGGCGACCCGACGGTGCGGGGCGTGCTGCTCGCGGCGCGCGGGAAGCTGTTCTGTCCGGGCCTCGATCTCGTCGACCTCAGGGATCTCGACCGCCCCGCGATGCGCGCGTTCATGAATCGGTTCGCCGAGTGCGTCGCGGCCTGGTACACCCTGGGCAAGCCGGTGGTCGCGGCACTCCAGGGGCACGCGCTCGCGGGGGGGTGCATCGTGGCGCTCCTCGCGGATCTGCGCATCCTCAAGGCGGGGGCCATGATCGGTCTGAACGAGGTCCGGGTCGGGGTGCCGCTCCCCTACGGCGTCGCCTGGCTGCTGCGAGATTCCGTCCACCGCGACCGTATCGAGGAGGTCGCGCTTCTCGGACGGAACTACTCGGGCGAGGAAGCGGTCGGCGTCGGGCTCGTGCACGAGATTGCCACCGAAGCCGGATTCGACGGCTACTGCATGGAGCGGCTCGAGGAGCTGGCCTCGAAGCCGGCCGGGGCGTTCGGCGCCACGAAACGCTATCTGAGGTGGGCGGTCGCGGAGAGGCTCCGAGGGGAGCCGCCGGAGCGCCTGGAGGAGTTCCTCGACTGCTGGTTCGAAGCAGGGACGAGGCGGCGGATCGACGAGATCGTCGCCGGATTGCAGAAGAAGAAGTGA
- a CDS encoding fused MFS/spermidine synthase, which produces MRALFILATLLGAALLFLVQPIVARMALPLLGGSPAVWNTCMLFFEAVLLAGYAYAHLLASRWGPRVQSAVHVGVLAAGLLFLPIHLSAVSGPAPDASPVLWLLGTLAASIGFPFFALATTSPLLQRWIHISGHPEGRDPYPLYAVSNLGSLAALLAYPLVVEPALGLTSPCSSWFPPKIACLSQKTLWSAGYVAFAGLMTACAAIVWMRARAEKSSEEASPPGDAVPWTSRLLWVLLALVPSSALLAVTQYLSTDLAVFPLLWVLPLAVYLTTFILAFSRRSWLPLAWSSAGLAIAAVLVVASFWVFFRPYPWVLFVLHPLTLFFIGMVCHGRLAALRPAPGRLTEYYLWIALGGALGGAFNALAAPLLFRSIAEYPIVLLAACLLRPGAVRRPRALDLVLPAALVLVVEGAALAASHAKIEAVGAVLLVQVGIPCLLALVLVRRPLRFALGIGVLLVAAWAQTRTSGEVIYAKRDFFGVHRVVRVGGPVFRGVDAEGRPTSFDVSFHVLYDGTTRHGAQALETRLRGKPTSYYHPTGPVGRVFSTFEGTDRFDRVAVVGLGAGSVAAYAPTGGQITFYEIDPEIARIAGNEAYFSYLRDSRAHVEVKIGDGRLGLERAPDGQYGLIVLDAFSSDAPPIHLMTREAVELYFRKLRPDGLLLVNLTNQHLDLEPVFHAIAGALKLKGLATSDDVASEEQSLEGKNRSSWLVLARNRGALGALALSSDWWPVPVESSGPPDRRFLWTDDHSSVLPVLRIW; this is translated from the coding sequence ATGCGAGCCTTGTTCATCCTCGCCACGCTTCTCGGGGCGGCGCTCCTGTTCCTCGTGCAGCCGATCGTGGCGAGGATGGCGCTCCCGCTGCTCGGCGGCTCCCCCGCGGTCTGGAACACCTGCATGCTGTTCTTTGAGGCCGTCCTCCTAGCGGGCTATGCCTACGCGCATCTCCTTGCGTCCCGGTGGGGGCCGAGGGTCCAGTCCGCCGTCCACGTGGGGGTGCTGGCCGCGGGACTTCTCTTCCTCCCGATTCACCTGTCCGCCGTCTCGGGGCCCGCCCCTGACGCGTCGCCGGTCCTGTGGCTCCTGGGAACGCTCGCCGCGTCCATCGGATTCCCGTTTTTCGCGCTGGCGACGACGAGCCCGCTCCTCCAGCGCTGGATCCACATCTCGGGACACCCTGAGGGGAGGGATCCGTACCCCCTCTACGCCGTGAGCAACCTGGGAAGTCTCGCAGCGCTCCTCGCGTACCCGCTCGTCGTCGAGCCGGCCCTCGGCCTGACCTCGCCTTGCTCGTCGTGGTTCCCTCCGAAGATCGCGTGCCTCTCCCAGAAGACGCTCTGGTCGGCGGGATACGTCGCGTTCGCGGGGCTCATGACGGCCTGCGCCGCGATCGTCTGGATGCGGGCGCGCGCGGAGAAGTCGTCGGAGGAGGCGTCCCCGCCGGGGGACGCGGTGCCCTGGACGTCCCGTCTTCTCTGGGTGCTTCTCGCGCTCGTCCCGTCGAGCGCGCTCTTGGCCGTGACGCAGTACCTGAGCACCGACCTCGCGGTCTTTCCGCTCCTCTGGGTCTTGCCGCTCGCCGTGTACCTGACGACGTTCATCCTCGCGTTCTCCCGCCGCTCGTGGCTTCCGCTCGCGTGGTCGTCGGCCGGGCTCGCCATCGCGGCCGTTCTGGTCGTGGCCAGCTTCTGGGTCTTCTTCCGCCCGTACCCGTGGGTCCTCTTCGTCCTCCATCCGCTGACCCTGTTCTTCATCGGGATGGTCTGTCACGGGAGGCTCGCCGCCCTCCGCCCGGCACCGGGGAGGCTGACCGAGTACTACCTGTGGATCGCGCTCGGCGGAGCGCTCGGCGGTGCATTCAACGCGCTCGCGGCGCCGCTCCTGTTCCGCTCGATCGCGGAGTACCCGATCGTCCTTCTGGCGGCTTGTCTGCTTCGTCCCGGCGCCGTGAGACGTCCCCGGGCGCTCGACCTCGTTCTTCCCGCCGCCCTGGTTCTGGTGGTCGAGGGGGCGGCACTCGCCGCTTCCCACGCGAAGATCGAAGCCGTCGGCGCCGTCCTCCTCGTTCAGGTCGGAATCCCTTGCCTCCTCGCCCTCGTCCTCGTGCGCCGTCCCCTCCGCTTCGCGCTGGGGATCGGCGTGCTGCTCGTCGCGGCGTGGGCCCAGACGCGGACGTCGGGCGAGGTGATCTACGCCAAGCGGGACTTCTTCGGCGTCCACAGGGTGGTGCGGGTCGGCGGCCCGGTCTTCCGTGGGGTCGACGCCGAAGGAAGGCCGACATCCTTCGACGTCTCGTTCCATGTCCTATACGACGGCACGACGCGCCACGGCGCGCAGGCGCTCGAAACGAGACTCCGCGGGAAGCCGACGAGCTACTACCACCCCACCGGGCCGGTCGGTCGGGTCTTCTCGACGTTCGAGGGGACCGATCGCTTCGACCGGGTCGCGGTGGTCGGCCTCGGCGCCGGCTCGGTGGCCGCGTACGCCCCGACGGGCGGACAGATCACCTTCTACGAGATCGATCCCGAGATCGCTCGCATCGCGGGCAACGAAGCGTACTTCAGCTATCTCAGGGATTCCCGCGCCCACGTCGAGGTGAAGATCGGCGACGGCCGCTTGGGGCTCGAACGGGCCCCCGACGGGCAGTACGGCCTGATCGTTCTCGATGCTTTCAGCTCCGACGCGCCGCCGATCCACCTCATGACGCGCGAGGCCGTGGAGCTCTACTTCCGCAAGCTCCGGCCCGACGGCCTCCTGCTCGTGAATCTCACGAACCAGCACCTCGACCTCGAGCCGGTGTTCCACGCGATCGCGGGAGCGCTGAAGCTGAAGGGGCTCGCGACGTCGGACGACGTGGCGTCGGAGGAGCAGTCGCTCGAGGGGAAGAACCGGTCCTCGTGGCTCGTCCTTGCGAGAAACCGGGGCGCCCTGGGCGCTCTTGCCCTGTCCTCCGATTGGTGGCCGGTTCCCGTGGAGTCGAGCGGCCCGCCCGATCGCCGGTTCCTCTGGACCGACGACCACTCGAGCGTCCTTCCCGTGCTGCGGATCTGGTGA
- a CDS encoding undecaprenyl diphosphate synthase family protein: MRRPPRPPPAATRESRANEAAEGPDRRLSDFLLWECAYAELHFCPTLWPDFGSRDLRRAVAD, from the coding sequence ATCCGGCGCCCGCCGAGACCTCCTCCGGCAGCGACGCGGGAGAGTCGCGCAAATGAGGCGGCCGAAGGGCCCGATCGGCGGCTCAGCGATTTCCTTCTCTGGGAGTGCGCGTACGCGGAGCTTCACTTCTGCCCGACGCTGTGGCCGGACTTCGGATCGAGGGATCTGCGGCGAGCGGTTGCCGACTAG